One Micromonospora sp. WMMD1120 genomic region harbors:
- a CDS encoding class I SAM-dependent methyltransferase produces MTRADREELRTTFGEDAELYDRCRPSYPPPLFTDLATLAGLGPHARVLEIGCGTGQATLPLARLGCAVVAMDLSPDMVAVARRNLAQFPNVTVVTSAFEDWRPTGEPFDAVLSATAFHWLDPDVRMIRAADLLRPGGALAIVSTHHIAGGTDAFFADAQRCYERFDPSTPPGMRLTTDDETADETAEFERSARFGPVEFRRYEWQQTYTADEYRNLLMTYSGHRALAHQARDGLFACITHLIENVYDGEITKRYRNRLAIAPRTP; encoded by the coding sequence ATGACCCGCGCCGACCGCGAAGAGCTGCGCACCACGTTCGGCGAGGACGCCGAACTGTACGACCGGTGCCGTCCCAGCTACCCGCCCCCGCTCTTCACCGACCTCGCCACACTCGCCGGTCTCGGCCCGCACGCTCGGGTGCTGGAGATCGGATGCGGCACCGGCCAAGCGACGTTGCCCCTGGCACGGCTGGGATGCGCCGTCGTGGCGATGGACCTCAGTCCCGACATGGTCGCCGTCGCACGACGTAATCTCGCCCAGTTCCCGAACGTCACCGTCGTCACCTCGGCGTTCGAGGACTGGCGGCCCACCGGCGAACCCTTCGACGCGGTGCTCTCCGCGACCGCCTTCCACTGGCTCGACCCCGACGTACGCATGATCAGAGCAGCCGACCTGCTGCGCCCCGGCGGAGCGCTCGCCATCGTCTCCACCCACCACATCGCCGGCGGAACGGACGCCTTCTTCGCCGACGCACAACGATGCTACGAGCGATTCGACCCCAGCACACCGCCCGGCATGCGCCTGACCACCGACGACGAGACCGCCGACGAGACGGCGGAGTTCGAGCGGTCGGCCCGTTTCGGGCCGGTGGAGTTCCGCCGTTACGAGTGGCAGCAGACCTACACCGCCGACGAGTACCGGAACCTGCTCATGACGTACTCCGGCCACCGCGCCCTGGCACACCAGGCACGCGACGGGCTGTTCGCCTGCATCACCCACCTGATCGAGAACGTCTACGACGGAGAGATCACCAAGCGGTACCGGAACCGGCTCGCGATCGCGCCCAGGACACCGTGA
- a CDS encoding DUF4012 domain-containing protein, with the protein MRRALLGALVVGSLLLATVGWIGFRGWQARAHLVNAAGLARELSAQVVGGDTDRALRTLAALQEQSRAARGATSDPSWRLARHTPVAGDDLDAVQQIAVAIDELARQAFPTLLRTDLSSLVPAGGRLDLARLTAVSAEVSQANESVQRTRRNLAAVPADSLVSQVRQALTDLRGEIDRLAGLTTAADQGARLLPPLLGVNGPRRYLLVSQNLAELRATGGMFGAYALMQAEDGAVRMGRQGSTASLGRFTPALKLPAETRALWTDLPGIYPADVNLTPHFPTAASLYREMFRRKTGTTVDGVLAVDPVVLSYLLKATGPVLVPGGVPLASEKVVQTLLNESYQRLSVKEQDEFFAASAASVFDAFFKKNVNPRVLLSAFDRAITERRILFWSARPEEQRTFGDSRMAGTLPEQDTVPTVGVFLNDGSGAKLGYYLRPTANVTVGACRPDGRRELRLRVTLRSTAPRSGLSESVLGLGMAGDPYTARTLVSVYSPAGGAVLEARLDGAETALGSGTERRRQVATASVDVGPGAERALEVTLLTAKTGVGQAELRLTPTASPWTTQVHSAPSCDQ; encoded by the coding sequence TTGCGTCGGGCCCTCCTCGGCGCCCTGGTGGTCGGCTCGCTGCTGCTGGCCACCGTCGGCTGGATCGGCTTTCGCGGCTGGCAGGCGCGCGCCCACCTGGTCAACGCCGCCGGGCTGGCCCGCGAGCTGAGCGCCCAGGTGGTCGGTGGGGACACCGACCGGGCGCTGCGAACTCTCGCCGCCCTCCAGGAGCAGTCCCGGGCCGCCCGTGGCGCCACGAGTGACCCGAGCTGGCGGCTCGCCCGGCACACCCCGGTGGCCGGGGACGACCTCGACGCCGTCCAGCAGATCGCGGTCGCCATCGACGAGTTGGCCCGGCAGGCGTTCCCGACACTGCTGCGGACCGACCTGAGCAGCCTGGTGCCGGCCGGAGGGCGACTGGACCTGGCCCGGCTGACAGCGGTGTCCGCCGAGGTGTCCCAGGCCAACGAGTCGGTGCAACGCACGCGCCGGAACCTGGCGGCGGTGCCCGCCGACAGTCTTGTCAGCCAGGTCCGCCAGGCGTTGACCGACCTGCGCGGCGAGATCGACCGGCTGGCCGGGCTCACCACCGCCGCCGATCAGGGCGCCCGCCTGCTGCCACCGTTGCTCGGCGTGAACGGCCCGCGGCGCTACCTGCTGGTCTCGCAGAACCTCGCCGAGCTGCGCGCGACCGGTGGCATGTTCGGCGCGTACGCGCTGATGCAGGCGGAGGACGGCGCGGTCCGGATGGGCAGGCAGGGCAGCACCGCCTCGCTCGGGCGGTTCACTCCGGCGCTGAAACTGCCCGCCGAGACGCGGGCGCTCTGGACGGACCTGCCGGGCATCTACCCCGCCGACGTCAACCTGACGCCGCACTTCCCGACCGCCGCCTCGCTCTACCGGGAGATGTTCCGGCGCAAGACCGGCACCACCGTCGACGGGGTGCTCGCGGTCGACCCGGTGGTGCTGTCGTACCTGTTGAAGGCGACCGGCCCGGTCCTGGTGCCCGGTGGTGTGCCGTTGGCGAGCGAGAAGGTCGTGCAGACCCTGCTCAACGAGAGCTACCAGCGGCTGAGCGTCAAGGAGCAGGACGAGTTCTTCGCGGCCTCGGCGGCCTCGGTGTTCGACGCCTTCTTCAAGAAGAATGTCAACCCACGGGTGTTGTTGTCCGCATTTGACCGTGCTATCACCGAACGACGGATATTGTTCTGGAGTGCCCGACCTGAAGAACAGCGGACCTTCGGCGACAGCCGGATGGCCGGGACGCTTCCGGAACAGGACACCGTGCCGACTGTCGGCGTGTTCCTCAACGACGGCAGCGGCGCGAAGCTCGGCTACTACCTGCGGCCGACGGCGAACGTGACGGTCGGCGCGTGCCGGCCCGACGGCCGCCGTGAGCTCCGGTTGCGGGTGACCCTGCGCTCGACGGCGCCGAGGTCCGGACTCAGCGAGTCCGTCCTCGGTCTCGGTATGGCTGGCGACCCGTACACCGCCCGCACGTTGGTGTCGGTCTACAGCCCGGCGGGCGGAGCGGTGCTCGAGGCCCGCCTGGACGGGGCCGAGACGGCGCTCGGCAGCGGCACCGAACGTCGCCGTCAGGTGGCGACGGCGAGCGTCGACGTCGGCCCCGGCGCCGAGCGGGCGCTGGAGGTCACCCTCCTGACGGCCAAGACCGGCGTCGGGCAGGCCGAGTTGCGGTTGACCCCCACCGCCAGCCCCTGGACCACCCAAGTTCATTCCGCACCAAGCTGTGACCAGTAG
- a CDS encoding glycosyltransferase family 4 protein: MRIGILSYHFPPEPAFIPGSLAEALAARGHEVRVLTGFPDYPGGHVYPGWRQRWHHETHSERLSVKRVPRLPGGAASTGARMAGYLSFAGSATLAARRFLAGIDALYVFQLPATTFAAAAVLRLLARVPSVLHVQDVWARDGADEAGEGRWAQRLGAAMTRIYRAATRIAVAAPSMRDLVIAAGADPGRVRLVLNWTDERIFRPATPGAAARRLVRRDGRCVVMHAGTIGARQGLETAVRAAAALDRTMDLVLVGSGGAERRVRGLAAELGAENVRFLERRSPVDMPELYAAADYQLVMLRDLPELRGTVPGKLQAALSCAAPVIASAGGDTAELVERARAGLSCPPEDWAALADRFWLAATIPPPTRTEMGRRGRAAYLREMSLPAGVDQIERLLYEAAGRAAEPRPIREGISPNAT; this comes from the coding sequence GTGCGCATCGGCATCCTGTCCTACCACTTCCCGCCGGAGCCGGCGTTCATCCCGGGAAGCCTCGCCGAGGCCTTGGCCGCGCGGGGGCACGAGGTCCGGGTGCTCACCGGATTCCCGGACTATCCGGGTGGACACGTCTACCCTGGCTGGCGGCAGCGCTGGCACCACGAGACGCACAGCGAGCGGCTGAGCGTCAAGCGGGTGCCGAGGCTTCCCGGCGGTGCCGCGTCCACCGGGGCGAGGATGGCTGGTTACCTCTCCTTCGCCGGCAGCGCGACGTTGGCGGCACGTCGGTTCCTCGCCGGCATCGACGCGCTCTACGTGTTCCAACTACCGGCCACGACCTTCGCCGCCGCCGCCGTGCTCCGGTTGCTCGCACGGGTGCCGTCCGTGCTGCACGTGCAGGACGTCTGGGCCCGCGACGGCGCGGACGAGGCGGGCGAGGGGCGCTGGGCGCAGCGGTTGGGCGCCGCGATGACCCGGATCTACCGGGCGGCGACGCGGATCGCCGTCGCCGCCCCGTCGATGCGGGACCTGGTGATCGCCGCCGGCGCGGACCCGGGCCGGGTACGGCTGGTGTTGAACTGGACCGACGAGCGGATCTTCCGCCCGGCGACGCCCGGGGCGGCGGCCCGGCGGTTGGTCCGCCGGGACGGGCGGTGCGTGGTGATGCACGCCGGGACCATCGGCGCGCGGCAGGGGCTGGAGACGGCGGTCCGGGCCGCCGCGGCGTTGGACCGGACGATGGATCTGGTCCTGGTCGGGTCGGGTGGGGCCGAGCGGCGGGTGCGGGGGCTCGCCGCCGAGCTGGGCGCGGAGAACGTGCGCTTCCTGGAGCGACGCTCGCCGGTCGACATGCCCGAGCTGTACGCCGCCGCCGACTATCAGTTGGTCATGCTGCGCGACCTTCCGGAGCTGCGGGGCACGGTGCCCGGCAAGCTCCAGGCCGCGCTCTCGTGTGCCGCGCCGGTGATCGCGTCGGCTGGCGGGGATACCGCCGAGCTCGTCGAACGGGCCCGGGCGGGGTTGTCCTGCCCGCCGGAGGACTGGGCGGCGCTCGCCGACCGGTTCTGGTTGGCCGCCACGATTCCTCCGCCGACGCGTACCGAGATGGGGCGTCGCGGGCGGGCGGCCTACCTGCGGGAGATGTCGCTGCCGGCCGGCGTCGACCAGATCGAGCGGCTGCTGTACGAGGCGGCGGGACGGGCGGCGGAACCCCGCCCCATTCGTGAGGGAATCTCTCCTAATGCTACATAG
- a CDS encoding low molecular weight phosphatase family protein, which produces MPDRVLFVCHANLCRSPMAEYLARRLLADRSVAVASAGTDAVDGLGMHPYAMEVAAESGADPAEFRTRGLRPEHLNDATLVLTATRRQRSVCTALAPGALHRTFTLRQFGRLAAAAEPPTEPVDDSLRAAITAAAQARGRLQPAVGDDDDLRDPIGGTSADFRRCAEEIERALRPLAALIGAAG; this is translated from the coding sequence ATGCCTGACCGCGTGTTGTTCGTCTGCCACGCCAACCTGTGCCGGTCACCGATGGCCGAGTACCTGGCCCGCCGGCTGCTGGCCGACCGCTCGGTCGCCGTCGCCAGCGCCGGCACCGACGCTGTCGACGGGCTGGGCATGCACCCGTACGCGATGGAGGTCGCGGCCGAGAGCGGCGCGGACCCGGCGGAGTTCCGGACCCGAGGGCTACGCCCCGAGCACCTGAACGACGCGACGCTGGTGCTGACCGCGACCCGGCGGCAACGTTCGGTCTGCACCGCGCTGGCGCCGGGCGCGCTGCACCGGACGTTCACACTGCGCCAGTTCGGGCGGCTCGCCGCCGCGGCGGAGCCGCCCACCGAGCCGGTCGACGACTCGTTGCGGGCGGCGATCACCGCCGCTGCCCAGGCCCGGGGTCGACTGCAGCCCGCCGTCGGGGACGACGACGACCTGCGGGACCCGATCGGCGGCACGTCGGCAGACTTCCGGCGCTGCGCCGAGGAGATCGAACGCGCGCTGCGGCCCCTCGCCGCGCTCATCGGGGCAGCCGGGTGA
- a CDS encoding polysaccharide biosynthesis tyrosine autokinase, translating to MDLLRQLRHVRRHWWVPLVTVMVALGVAAFLTVRAQPRYVASVTFFVTTPNSGVSEAYQGGLFLQQRVKSYADLLSSDRLAQSVVAETPVGLTADEVQRRVRTSTEAGTVLLRATVTDTDQTRALRVTESLANKFVDLVQKVETTPEGKTPIKIEIVSGPRVTPNPVSPQPVRNLTLGGLVGLLLGIGLAILRGIADVRLRDAAGLQRATGSPLLGEIPFEGTARSAPLIVGDAATSARAEAVRKLRTNLRFVDVHEPARVIAVTSALQGEGKTTLSCNLAIALAEAGWRVLLVDADLRRPKVDDYLGLDAGVGLTDVLVGDVKVGDVVQRWGDKSLLVLPSGSAPPNPSELLGSKAMADLLLALRESADIVIIDTAPLLAVTDGVVVAVQADGALLVTQQGRTSRTQVAAAARALHSVSVRLLGCVLNMAKVAKAEAYQYEAYRVVASTPTAGVPTDRATSGRHSASADGVNGVADHTQELTRLPR from the coding sequence ATGGACCTGCTCCGCCAATTGCGCCACGTGCGTCGGCACTGGTGGGTCCCACTCGTCACGGTGATGGTGGCGCTGGGTGTCGCGGCGTTCCTGACCGTCCGGGCCCAACCCCGGTACGTCGCCTCGGTGACCTTCTTCGTCACCACCCCCAACTCGGGCGTCAGTGAGGCGTACCAGGGCGGTCTCTTCCTCCAGCAGCGCGTCAAGTCGTACGCCGACCTGCTCAGCAGTGACCGGCTGGCGCAGAGCGTGGTGGCCGAGACGCCGGTGGGTCTGACCGCCGACGAGGTGCAGCGTCGGGTGAGAACCTCCACCGAGGCCGGCACCGTCCTGCTGCGGGCGACGGTCACCGACACCGACCAGACCCGGGCGTTGCGGGTGACCGAGAGTCTCGCCAACAAGTTCGTCGACCTGGTCCAGAAGGTCGAGACGACACCCGAGGGCAAGACGCCGATCAAGATCGAGATCGTCAGCGGCCCCCGGGTGACCCCCAACCCGGTGTCGCCGCAGCCGGTCCGCAACCTCACCCTCGGCGGCCTGGTCGGTCTGCTCCTCGGCATCGGCCTGGCGATCCTGCGTGGCATCGCCGACGTCCGGCTGCGCGACGCCGCCGGTCTGCAACGGGCCACCGGAAGTCCGCTGCTCGGCGAGATTCCGTTCGAGGGCACCGCCCGCAGCGCGCCGCTGATCGTCGGTGACGCCGCCACCTCGGCGCGGGCCGAGGCGGTGCGCAAGCTGCGGACCAACCTGCGCTTCGTGGACGTGCACGAGCCGGCCCGGGTCATCGCCGTCACCAGCGCGTTGCAGGGCGAGGGCAAGACCACGCTCTCCTGCAACCTGGCCATCGCCCTGGCCGAGGCGGGGTGGCGGGTGCTGCTCGTCGACGCCGACCTGCGCCGCCCGAAGGTCGACGACTACCTGGGCCTGGACGCCGGCGTGGGCCTCACCGACGTGCTGGTCGGTGACGTCAAGGTCGGCGACGTCGTGCAGCGGTGGGGGGACAAGTCGCTGCTGGTCCTGCCCAGCGGCTCCGCTCCGCCGAACCCGAGCGAACTGCTCGGCTCCAAGGCGATGGCGGACCTGCTGCTGGCCCTGCGCGAGTCGGCGGACATCGTGATCATCGACACCGCTCCGCTGCTCGCGGTGACCGACGGTGTGGTGGTGGCCGTGCAGGCCGACGGCGCGCTGCTGGTGACGCAGCAGGGGCGTACCTCACGGACCCAGGTCGCCGCGGCGGCCCGCGCGTTGCACTCGGTCTCCGTCCGCCTGCTCGGCTGCGTGCTGAACATGGCCAAGGTGGCCAAGGCCGAGGCGTACCAGTACGAGGCCTACCGGGTGGTCGCCTCGACGCCCACGGCGGGGGTGCCGACCGACCGGGCCACATCCGGTCGGCACAGCGCGAGCGCCGACGGGGTCAACGGCGTCGCCGACCACACCCAGGAACTCACCCGGCTGCCCCGATGA